In Agromyces archimandritae, one genomic interval encodes:
- the zapE gene encoding AFG1/ZapE family ATPase, whose translation MRETASARLVVNGLPVDAIRAEPGRAVFTFDDLCRRPLGTREYLELARRFARIELIGVPDLSRADREAAQRFADLVDVLHDGAVPTRITSAAGPERLLDAAFVPRDAARTVSRLSLLPALSPPADRPPAEWSLLPVRPSVDL comes from the coding sequence GTGCGTGAAACGGCATCCGCACGCCTCGTCGTGAACGGCTTGCCGGTGGATGCCATCCGCGCCGAGCCCGGACGGGCGGTCTTCACCTTCGACGACCTCTGCCGGCGGCCCCTCGGTACCCGCGAATACCTCGAACTCGCCCGCCGGTTCGCACGCATCGAGCTCATCGGCGTGCCCGACCTCTCCCGCGCCGATCGCGAAGCCGCCCAGCGCTTCGCCGACCTCGTCGACGTGCTCCACGACGGCGCCGTGCCCACCCGCATCACCTCGGCCGCCGGCCCCGAACGCCTCCTCGACGCCGCCTTCGTGCCGCGGGATGCCGCCCGCACCGTCAGCCGCCTGTCGCTGCTGCCGGCGCTGTCGCCGCCCGCTGACCGCCCGCCCGCTGAGTGGAGTCTTCTGCCGGTGCGGCCGAGCGTCGACCTGTAG
- a CDS encoding ATP-binding protein, which yields MGSAPSPFTPGYGRKPVVFGGHLTELDELREVFETLDFGENHSVLASGLRGSGKTSFLTTLQDDARASGWVVISDDASAGLMGRLMDSAIPGALNELEPDIRSRLISLGIWQFNAQIEYVDRHREVKPQLRTDLVALSEALGQRGILITIDEVSSSKVRLRELSKFALQVSHALTDGAQVMVVFAGVKVSLDALLEQEHVTFLRRSREVQFQRLSAHETRRVFVDTARIGGREIEDDALNLLVALSQGYPYLVQLAGDYAWRNNGTAPRITLEDATVAHTKAIRAVEDRVISRVYRDLSDRDQEFLQAMAEDDDRTRVADIVKRMGVSPQYVQVYKQRLINSGYVRPDGHGFVSFSLPYLGAYIQRQMAGAESEDSGDGGWGAYPAPTLP from the coding sequence GTGGGCAGTGCTCCAAGCCCGTTCACGCCAGGATACGGCAGGAAACCCGTCGTCTTCGGCGGGCATCTGACCGAACTCGATGAGCTCCGCGAGGTCTTCGAAACACTCGACTTCGGTGAGAACCATTCCGTCCTCGCGTCCGGTCTGCGAGGCTCCGGCAAGACGTCCTTTCTGACGACCCTGCAGGACGACGCCCGCGCCTCCGGCTGGGTGGTCATCTCGGACGACGCGAGCGCCGGCCTCATGGGACGACTGATGGACTCGGCGATCCCGGGTGCCCTCAATGAGTTGGAGCCGGATATCCGTTCGCGTCTGATCTCGCTCGGCATCTGGCAGTTCAATGCGCAGATCGAATATGTCGACCGGCACCGGGAGGTGAAACCGCAGTTGCGCACTGACCTGGTCGCTCTCTCCGAGGCACTCGGGCAGCGCGGAATCCTGATCACCATCGACGAGGTATCTTCCTCCAAGGTCCGCTTGCGGGAGCTTTCGAAGTTCGCACTCCAGGTTTCGCACGCCCTGACGGACGGGGCGCAGGTCATGGTCGTATTCGCCGGCGTGAAAGTCAGCCTCGACGCATTGCTCGAACAAGAACACGTCACCTTTCTGCGCCGCTCACGGGAGGTGCAGTTCCAGCGACTGAGCGCCCATGAGACGCGGCGTGTCTTCGTCGACACCGCACGCATCGGCGGGCGTGAAATCGAAGACGATGCGCTCAATCTGCTCGTCGCCCTCTCACAGGGGTACCCGTACCTGGTGCAGCTGGCAGGCGACTATGCCTGGCGGAATAACGGCACAGCACCCCGGATCACGCTCGAAGACGCCACCGTTGCCCACACGAAGGCGATTCGAGCGGTGGAAGACCGTGTGATCAGCCGCGTCTATCGCGACCTCTCGGATCGGGACCAGGAGTTCCTGCAGGCGATGGCCGAAGACGACGACCGCACCAGAGTCGCCGACATCGTCAAGCGGATGGGCGTATCCCCCCAGTACGTGCAGGTCTACAAGCAACGCCTCATCAACAGCGGGTACGTGCGGCCGGACGGGCACGGCTTCGTTTCGTTCTCATTGCCGTACCTCGGCGCGTACATTCAGAGGCAGATGGCCGGCGCGGAGTCCGAAGACTCCGGTGACGGCGGATGGGGCGCGTACCCCGCACCGACCCTTCCGTAA
- the zapE gene encoding cell division protein ZapE: protein MPAPASAASRLAAATAANLPARLARTGLVLDDAQAAAVDRLTAPGIHSGSYLHGPVGRGKTVIADAYFAAIPTRAKRRVHVHAFFRELHARLFRSRRPLDRVLRMMLGGSRAVMFDEFHVHDVADAVYLTRLLELLVERDVLVVATSNYAPAELLPDPLFHDRFVPAIRLIETEFDVIDLGEGIDYRTLGGDGTGFAAGAWVVDAGVTVAAASARLVVNGLPVDAIRVEPGRAVFTFDDLCRRPLGTREYLELARRFARIELIGVPDLARADREAAQRFADLVDVLHDGAVPTRITSAAGPERLLDAAFVPRDAARTVSRLSLLPAQPPAAG from the coding sequence GTGCCCGCCCCCGCTTCCGCTGCGTCCCGACTCGCGGCGGCGACGGCGGCGAACCTGCCGGCGCGACTCGCGCGGACCGGGCTCGTGCTCGACGACGCGCAGGCGGCGGCGGTCGACCGGTTGACCGCGCCCGGCATCCACTCGGGGAGCTATCTGCACGGCCCCGTCGGCCGGGGCAAGACGGTCATCGCCGACGCGTACTTCGCCGCGATCCCCACCCGCGCGAAGCGGCGCGTGCACGTGCACGCGTTCTTCCGCGAACTGCACGCGCGCCTGTTCCGGTCGCGGCGGCCGCTCGATCGGGTGCTTCGGATGATGCTCGGCGGGTCGCGGGCGGTCATGTTCGACGAGTTCCACGTGCACGACGTCGCCGACGCCGTCTACCTCACCCGGCTGCTCGAACTCCTCGTCGAACGCGACGTCCTCGTCGTCGCGACTTCGAACTATGCGCCGGCCGAGCTCTTGCCCGATCCGCTGTTCCACGACCGCTTCGTTCCGGCGATCCGCCTCATCGAAACGGAATTCGACGTCATCGACCTCGGCGAGGGCATCGACTACCGCACCCTCGGCGGCGACGGAACCGGCTTCGCGGCCGGCGCGTGGGTCGTCGACGCGGGGGTCACGGTCGCGGCGGCATCCGCACGCCTCGTCGTGAACGGCTTGCCGGTGGATGCCATCCGCGTCGAGCCCGGACGGGCGGTCTTCACCTTCGACGACCTCTGTCGGCGGCCCCTCGGTACCCGCGAATACCTCGAACTCGCCCGCCGGTTCGCACGCATCGAGCTCATCGGCGTGCCCGACCTCGCCCGCGCCGACCGCGAAGCCGCCCAGCGCTTCGCCGACCTCGTCGACGTGCTCCACGACGGCGCCGTGCCCACCCGCATCACCTCGGCCGCCGGCCCCGAACGCCTCCTCGACGCCGCCTTCGTGCCGCGGGATGCCGCCCGCACCGTCAGCCGCCTGTCGCTGCTGCCGGCGCAGCCGCCCGCCGCGGGCTGA
- a CDS encoding cation-translocating P-type ATPase, producing the protein MAREGNARPHPSGADAGGGVPAGGAPPGAAPDPSVPDPSVLDAEEVARAHRVDPAAGLSDAEASARLVEHGPNELRAARTHPLWKRIVAQFADPLIILLLAAVVISIAAWIIEGAHGAPVDAIVIAVIIVANAVLGLVQEARAEHAVAALAEMTEARSQVLRAGRIVTVPAAELVPGDVLVLAEGDQVGADGRLLRANSLHIAEASLTGESQPVEKDAATLSAPASIGDRNDMVFKGTAVTRGTGRAIVTATGMRTEMGAIATMLDETESEASPLQTEVGRLGRMLGRVVIVIALVVMVTLALVEGIHSLADVVTILLLGVSLAVAAVPEGLPAVLSVVLALGVQRMAKRNAVVKSLSSVETLGSASVICTDKTGTLTQNQMTIERVVTASGTVELGGVGYRPVGSATVGGRPLEAGPLREEAELVLGAGSLANDAQLAEVDGTWRIEGDPTEAAFLVAARKLDGVPERAAGFERTGEVPFSSERKMMSTVHRRGDGTAYVLSKGAPDVLLGRCTRVRVGDGSAVLDDAGRERILGEVEALSANAFRTLGVAYREAPEFDAVPAVSGVDAGRAAAPEDGATASAAGQPGRAAASAPDDVDETHERDLVFAGVVGIIDPPRPEVRPAVAEAHAAGIRIIMITGDHPATAARIAADLGIIEPGGPARTGAELDAMDDREFRDAVRNVSVFARVSPAHKLRIVDVLQADGQVVAMTGDGVNDAPALKSADIGIAMGITGTEVTKEAARMVLADDDFATIVEAVREGRVIFDNIRKFLRYLLYSNMGEVLTVFLGVVFAGVLGLSQASGDAIVVPLLATQILWINLVTDSAPALAMGVDPEIDDVMARPPRGIHDRVIDGRMWAGIASTGLTMSIATLLVIDVFLPGGLIPGGTDGIDVARTAGFTTLVFMALLAPFNARSEYSSAFRGLLSNRWLLAAVGLGIVLQVLVVTLPPLQTAFGTAPLDWAHWLVAITAATLVIWVEELRKAWMRWRRSSRRK; encoded by the coding sequence GTGGCGCGCGAGGGGAACGCACGGCCGCATCCGTCGGGGGCGGATGCCGGCGGCGGTGTGCCCGCAGGCGGGGCACCGCCAGGCGCAGCGCCCGACCCCTCCGTGCCCGACCCCTCCGTGCTCGACGCGGAGGAGGTCGCCCGGGCGCACCGCGTCGATCCGGCCGCCGGTCTGAGCGACGCCGAGGCATCCGCACGCCTCGTCGAGCACGGGCCCAACGAATTGCGGGCCGCCCGCACGCATCCGCTCTGGAAGCGCATCGTCGCCCAGTTCGCCGATCCGCTCATCATCCTGCTGCTCGCCGCCGTCGTGATCTCGATCGCCGCCTGGATCATCGAAGGCGCCCACGGCGCCCCCGTCGACGCGATCGTCATCGCCGTCATCATCGTCGCCAACGCCGTGCTCGGCCTCGTGCAGGAGGCCCGCGCCGAGCATGCCGTCGCCGCGCTCGCCGAGATGACCGAAGCCCGATCCCAGGTGTTGCGGGCCGGTCGCATCGTCACCGTCCCCGCCGCCGAACTCGTGCCGGGCGACGTGCTCGTCCTCGCCGAAGGCGACCAGGTCGGCGCCGACGGGCGGCTGCTGCGCGCGAACTCGCTGCACATCGCCGAGGCCTCGCTCACGGGTGAGAGCCAGCCCGTCGAGAAGGATGCGGCGACGCTGAGCGCACCGGCATCCATCGGCGACCGGAACGACATGGTCTTCAAAGGCACCGCCGTCACCCGCGGAACCGGCCGGGCGATCGTCACCGCGACCGGCATGCGCACCGAGATGGGCGCCATCGCGACCATGCTCGACGAGACCGAATCCGAGGCGTCGCCGCTGCAGACCGAGGTCGGGCGGCTCGGGCGGATGCTCGGGCGCGTCGTCATCGTCATCGCCCTCGTCGTCATGGTCACCCTCGCGCTCGTCGAGGGCATCCACTCGCTCGCCGACGTCGTCACGATCCTGCTGCTCGGCGTCTCCCTCGCCGTCGCCGCCGTGCCCGAGGGGCTGCCGGCGGTCTTGTCGGTCGTCCTCGCTCTCGGCGTGCAGCGGATGGCGAAGCGGAACGCCGTCGTCAAATCACTCTCGAGCGTCGAGACGCTCGGTTCGGCATCGGTCATCTGCACCGACAAGACCGGCACCCTGACCCAGAACCAGATGACGATCGAACGCGTCGTCACCGCGAGCGGAACCGTCGAGCTCGGCGGCGTGGGCTACCGCCCCGTCGGGTCCGCGACGGTCGGCGGGCGGCCGCTCGAGGCCGGGCCGCTGCGTGAGGAGGCCGAGCTCGTGCTCGGCGCCGGATCGCTCGCCAACGACGCCCAGCTCGCCGAGGTCGACGGCACCTGGCGCATCGAGGGCGACCCGACGGAGGCCGCGTTCCTCGTCGCCGCTCGCAAACTCGACGGGGTGCCCGAGCGGGCGGCCGGCTTCGAACGCACCGGCGAGGTGCCGTTCAGCTCCGAACGCAAGATGATGTCGACCGTGCACCGCCGGGGCGACGGCACCGCCTACGTCCTCAGCAAGGGCGCCCCCGACGTGCTCCTCGGCCGGTGCACCCGCGTGCGGGTCGGCGACGGCAGCGCCGTGCTCGACGACGCCGGCCGCGAGCGGATCCTCGGCGAGGTCGAGGCGCTCTCGGCCAACGCGTTCCGCACGCTCGGGGTCGCCTACCGCGAGGCGCCCGAGTTCGATGCGGTGCCGGCGGTCTCGGGGGTGGATGCCGGTCGCGCGGCCGCCCCGGAAGACGGCGCCACGGCATCCGCTGCGGGGCAGCCGGGCCGCGCCGCGGCATCCGCACCCGACGACGTCGACGAAACCCACGAACGCGACCTCGTCTTCGCCGGCGTCGTCGGCATCATCGACCCGCCCCGCCCCGAGGTGCGGCCGGCCGTCGCCGAAGCGCACGCCGCCGGCATCCGCATCATCATGATCACCGGCGACCACCCCGCCACCGCGGCGCGCATCGCCGCCGACCTCGGCATCATCGAACCCGGCGGGCCGGCCCGCACCGGCGCCGAGCTCGACGCGATGGACGACCGGGAGTTCCGGGATGCCGTGCGGAACGTCTCCGTCTTCGCGCGCGTCTCGCCCGCGCACAAACTGCGCATCGTCGACGTGCTGCAGGCCGACGGGCAGGTCGTCGCGATGACCGGCGACGGCGTGAACGACGCGCCCGCGCTGAAATCCGCCGACATCGGCATCGCGATGGGCATCACCGGAACCGAGGTCACGAAGGAGGCGGCGCGCATGGTGCTCGCCGACGACGACTTCGCGACCATCGTCGAGGCCGTGCGCGAGGGCCGGGTCATCTTCGACAACATCCGCAAATTCCTGCGCTACCTGCTGTATTCCAACATGGGCGAGGTGCTCACCGTGTTCCTCGGCGTCGTGTTCGCCGGTGTGCTCGGTCTCTCGCAGGCATCCGGCGACGCGATCGTCGTGCCGCTGCTGGCGACGCAGATCCTGTGGATCAACCTCGTCACCGACTCGGCGCCCGCGCTCGCGATGGGCGTCGACCCCGAGATCGACGACGTCATGGCCAGGCCGCCCCGCGGCATCCACGACCGCGTCATCGACGGCCGGATGTGGGCCGGCATCGCCTCGACGGGGCTCACGATGTCGATCGCGACGCTGCTCGTCATCGACGTGTTCCTGCCCGGCGGGCTCATCCCGGGCGGCACCGACGGCATCGACGTCGCGCGCACCGCCGGCTTCACGACCCTCGTCTTCATGGCGTTGCTCGCACCGTTCAACGCCCGGTCGGAATACTCCAGTGCGTTCCGAGGGCTGCTTTCGAACCGGTGGCTGCTCGCCGCCGTCGGCCTCGGCATCGTGCTGCAGGTGCTCGTCGTCACCCTGCCGCCGCTGCAGACCGCATTCGGCACCGCACCGCTCGACTGGGCGCACTGGCTCGTCGCGATCACCGCGGCGACCCTCGTCATCTGGGTCGAGGAGCTGCGGAAGGCGTGGATGCGGTGGCGGCGGTCTTCGCGGCGTAAGTGA
- a CDS encoding ATP-binding protein, with protein sequence MVYTRRILDQTLDDLMPGLAAIALEGAKGVGKTATALQRASTVYSLDDPFERTTIEADLSLIEHAPAPVFIDEWQLYPPVWDRVRRAVDADNSGGRFLLAGSADVAPGTRIHSGAGRIVSLVMRPLSFAERGLAEPTVSLSALLEGREQRISGETSLTLADYTEEILRSGFPGIRDLPERLRVQQLDSYLTRIVDHELPENGMLVRHPAALRAWLAAYGAATATDASYTAILDAATPGEAEKPARQTIASYREHLSRIFVLDPIEAWVPVLAPLRRLTKSSKHFLVDTALAARLTGVDRDDLLHGKGPRIGAGADTWLGSLFESLAAQSVRVYADAAQASVGHLRTKNTEHEIDLIVYRGMQRTVAIEVKLKGAADDRDVRHLNWLKDQLGDRITDRLVITTGRFAYRRPDGVAVVPLALLGP encoded by the coding sequence ATGGTCTATACCCGACGGATTCTGGATCAGACCCTGGACGACTTGATGCCGGGACTTGCCGCGATCGCACTGGAGGGGGCCAAGGGTGTCGGGAAGACAGCGACCGCACTCCAACGCGCGAGCACCGTGTATTCGCTCGATGATCCGTTCGAGCGTACGACCATCGAAGCCGATCTGAGTCTGATCGAGCATGCGCCAGCCCCTGTCTTCATCGATGAGTGGCAGCTATATCCGCCGGTGTGGGACCGAGTGCGACGCGCTGTAGACGCCGACAACTCCGGGGGACGATTCCTGCTTGCCGGCTCTGCAGATGTTGCACCCGGCACGCGCATCCACTCCGGAGCGGGCCGCATCGTGAGCCTGGTGATGCGCCCACTGTCCTTCGCCGAACGGGGCCTTGCAGAACCGACGGTTTCGCTGTCGGCTCTTCTCGAAGGACGCGAGCAACGGATCTCGGGTGAGACCTCGCTCACGCTCGCGGACTACACCGAGGAGATCCTTCGCTCAGGATTCCCTGGCATCCGTGACCTACCGGAACGACTCAGAGTCCAGCAGCTCGACAGCTATCTGACCCGAATCGTCGATCACGAACTCCCTGAAAACGGCATGCTTGTGCGGCATCCCGCGGCTCTTCGAGCCTGGCTCGCCGCATACGGGGCGGCAACGGCCACAGATGCGTCGTACACAGCGATCCTCGATGCGGCGACGCCGGGTGAAGCCGAGAAACCGGCCAGACAAACGATCGCGAGCTATCGGGAGCATCTCAGCAGGATTTTCGTACTCGACCCGATCGAGGCGTGGGTTCCGGTGCTTGCGCCACTGAGACGGTTGACGAAGAGCTCGAAGCACTTCCTCGTGGACACGGCGCTCGCGGCCCGACTCACCGGGGTGGACCGTGACGATCTGTTGCACGGTAAAGGCCCGCGGATCGGGGCAGGTGCCGACACGTGGCTCGGGTCCTTGTTCGAGTCCTTGGCGGCTCAGTCGGTGCGGGTCTACGCAGACGCCGCGCAGGCATCTGTCGGTCACCTGCGAACCAAGAACACGGAACACGAAATCGACCTCATCGTGTACCGCGGGATGCAACGCACCGTTGCTATCGAGGTGAAGCTAAAGGGAGCGGCAGATGATCGCGACGTGCGACACCTCAACTGGTTGAAAGACCAACTCGGGGATCGCATCACCGATCGACTCGTCATCACGACGGGCCGGTTCGCCTACCGGCGACCGGATGGCGTCGCCGTGGTGCCGCTTGCGCTTCTGGGACCGTGA